A window of the Torulaspora globosa chromosome 6, complete sequence genome harbors these coding sequences:
- the LSM6 gene encoding U4/U6-U5 snRNP complex subunit LSM6 (ancestral locus Anc_5.452) → MSSRGTSSVSSQFLSEIIGKPVNVKLHSGMLYNGRLESIDGFMNVALSSATEHYESGHNGLLKTYNSDVFLRGTQVMYISEV, encoded by the coding sequence ATGTCTTCCAGAGGTACATCGAGCGTATCATCTCAGTTTTTGTCCGAAATCATCGGGAAACCGGTGAACGTTAAACTACACTCCGGGATGCTATACAACGGCAGATTGGAGTCGATCGATGGGTTCATGAATGTGGCGCTTTCTAGCGCCACGGAACATTACGAAAGTGGACATAACGGTCTCTTGAAGACCTACAACAGCGACGTGTTCTTAAGAGGCACGCAAGTGATGTATATTAGCGAGGTTTAG
- the CAT5 gene encoding putative monooxygenase CAT5 (ancestral locus Anc_5.445) produces the protein MLRCSMEKLPSRRSFSVLSSLKTAGSVGKRSQEEAKYEPLSEAQEAYLDRAIRVDQAGELGANYIYAGQYFVLANKYPHLKPVLQHMWDQEIHHHETFNKLQSRNRVRPSLITPVWKVGAFFMGAGTAMISPQAAMACTEAVETVIGGHYNEQLRCLTNQFELNKSDKTSGTPKELKDLTNTIRQFRDDELEHLDTAIQHDSKKAVPYMLLTEGIKGICRVAIWTAERI, from the coding sequence ATGTTGAGGTGCTCTATGGAGAAGCTGCCTTCAAGACGTTCATTCTCCGTTCTTTCGTCCTTGAAGACTGCAGGTAGCGTGGGCAAGAGGTCGCAGGAGGAGGCCAAGTACGAACCTCTTTCCGAAGCTCAGGAAGCGTATCTAGATCGTGCGATCCGGGTGGACCAAGCTGGTGAGCTGGGGGCCAACTATATCTACGCGGGCCAGTACTTCGTTCTGGCAAACAAGTACCCCCATCTGAAGCCAGTGCTGCAACACATGTGGGATCAAGAGATTCACCATCATGAAACGTTTAATAAACTACAGAGTAGGAACAGAGTGAGACCCTCTTTAATCACTCCTGTATGGAAAGTGGGGGCGTTCTTCATGGGTGCAGGCACTGCGATGATATCCCCCCAAGCAGCCATGGCATGTACAGAGGCAGTCGAGACAGTCATTGGTGGTCATTACAATGAGCAGCTGCGCTGCCTGACTAATCAGTTCGAACTGAACAAGTCTGATAAGACTTCGGGAACGCCTAAGGAGTTGAAAGACCTAACAAACACCATTAGGCAGTTTAGagatgatgagctggaGCACTTGGATACGGCGATCCAACATGACTCGAAGAAAGCTGTTCCATATATGCTACTCACAGAAGGTATAAAAGGGATATGTAGAGTTGCTATCTGGACTGCCGAAAGAATTTGA
- the WIP1 gene encoding Wip1p (ancestral locus Anc_5.447): MVRHYIQDYVVRELRKSCAEEGEPNEAEELLLACLYQELLRKVLKKAQREAQLDGLREINESHIENALESMLEEG, from the coding sequence ATGGTCCGCCATTATATACAGGATTATGTGGTCAGAGAgctgaggaagagctgTGCGGAGGAGGGAGAACCGAACGAAGCCGAGGAACTGCTGTTAGCGTGCTTATACCAGGAGTTGTTGAGGAAAGTTCTGAAGAAGGCGCAGAGAGAAGCCCAGTTGGACGGTTTGCGCGAGATCAACGAGTCCCACATAGAAAATGCTTTGGAGAGTATGTTGGAAGAGGGTTAG
- the FRQ1 gene encoding frequenin (ancestral locus Anc_5.444), whose translation MGAKASKLSKDDLTSLRQSTYFDRREIQQWHKGFLRDCPSGQLTREDFVKIYKQFFPFGAPEEFANHVFSVFDKDNNGFVDFKEFITVLSTASRGTLEEKLVWTFQLYDLNHDGYITFDEMLTIVTSIFKMMGSMVKLSDDEATPELRVKKIFSTMDKNEDGYITLEDFREGSRVDPSIINSLNLYDGLI comes from the coding sequence ATGGGAGCTAAAGCGTCGAAACTGTCGAAGGATGATCTCACAAGTTTGAGGCAATCGACCTACTTTGACCGTCGAGAAATTCAGCAGTGGCATAAGGGCTTTCTCAGGGATTGCCCGAGTGGACAGCTTACGAGAGAGGATTTCGTCAAGATATATAAGCAGTTCTTCCCGTTTGGAGCGCCAGAGGAGTTTGCCAACCACGTATTCAGCGTCTTTGACAAGGATAACAACGGTTTTGTTgacttcaaagagttcATCACCGTTTTGAGCACGGCGTCGAGAGGAACTCTAGAGGAGAAACTAGTGTGGACGTTTCAACTGTACGATTTGAACCATGACGGGTACATAACcttcgatgagatgctGACGATAGTTACGAGCATATTCAAGATGATGGGATCGATGGTGAAGCTAAGCGACGATGAAGCTACACCTGAGTTGAgggtgaagaagatattcagCACAATGGACAAGAATGAAGACGGCTATATTACCCTGGAGGACTTCAGGGAGGGCTCGAGGGTAGATCCCTCGATAATCAATTCGCTGAATCTATACGATGGACTAATCTGA
- the ATP17 gene encoding F1F0 ATP synthase subunit f (ancestral locus Anc_5.451) → MIAKRALSTLIAPKVVSPKNLGAAPNAKRISNVVQFYKSLPQGQAAAVKPTGFIGRYKAKYFDGDNASGKPLWHLALSILVMGYSLEYYFHLRHHKGGAEH, encoded by the coding sequence ATGATTGCCAAACGCGCTCTATCCACGTTGATCGCACCAAAGGTCGTTTCCCCAAAGAACCTAGGGGCTGCTCCAAACGCTAAGAGAATCAGCAACGTCGTTCAGTTCTACAAGTCGCTCCCACAGGGTCAAGCAGCTGCCGTTAAGCCCACTGGATTCATTGGCAGATACAAGGCCAAGTACTTCGATGGCGACAACGCGAGTGGTAAGCCATTGTGGCATCTGGCCTTGAGCATCTTGGTAATGGGTTACTCTTTGGAATACTACTTCCATTTGAGACATCACAAGGGTGGTGCCGAGCACTAA
- the ARH1 gene encoding NADPH-adrenodoxin reductase (ancestral locus Anc_5.450), which yields MILRFLRYASTNCERRRISIVGSGPSGFYTAYRLLTKCEVPLHVTMWEKLPVPFGLSRYGVAPDHPEVKNCEDTFTACAEEFSRPGQKHLFEFIGGVTVGEQVTLSELIDKQDAVVLSYGCTGDKKLGIPGENDTKGVFSSREFVNWYNGHPEYANDPRFVNFDWSRVKNVGIIGNGNVALDLTRALISNQIGELWDGTDISPIALKCLRQAPVEHIRLIARRDFDHSKFTNKELRELWELERYGIYGKIDPQYFREDAYDLRSIKDRAFRRRVEMCSEYLKPFDQRTKKNYKKFAPQPSAQSPPKTWELDYLKTPVRINSDGSGYITSLTLCRNSITEDNKICQLKDQQVTYNLDLLITSLGYAAKPLAEFQKLGIQFEKGRLANAAGRVLDSHGATFPGLYASGWIRTGSAGVIASTMMGAFEVADSILQDLSSLPAKQTGRIDFSHLRHTTWPDWRSINRKELQQGEQEGKTRVKFLSSEEMLSFHKQSPA from the coding sequence ATGATACTGCGTTTCCTCAGGTATGCATCGACGAATTGTGAACGTAGGCGGATCTCAATTGTGGGCTCAGGACCATCAGGTTTCTACACGGCGTACAGATTGCTGACTAAATGTGAGGTTCCGTTGCATGTCACTATGTGGGAGAAATTGCCCGTGCCATTTGGGCTGAGCCGATACGGCGTCGCTCCAGATCATCCTGAGGTGAAGAACTGTGAGGATACCTTTACGGCGTGTGCCGAGGAGTTCTCCAGGCCGGGACAGAAGCATCTGTTTGAGTTTATTGGAGGTGTGACGGTGGGTGAGCAAGTTACATTATCGGAGCTGATCGACAAGCAGGACGCCGTGGTCCTGAGCTACGGCTGTACTGGAGACAAAAAGCTGGGTATCCCAGGAGAAAACGATACTAAAGGTGTCTTTAGTAGCCGAGAGTTTGTCAATTGGTACAACGGCCATCCGGAATACGCAAATGACCCGAGATTTGTGAATTTTGACTGGTCAAGGGTCAAAAATGTTGGGATAATAGGTAATGGTAACGTTGCCTTGGATTTGACTCGAGCGCTAATCAGTAACCAGATCGGCGAACTCTGGGACGGAACGGATATCTCGCCCATCGCGCTCAAATGTTTGCGCCAGGCCCCGGTCGAGCACATCAGACTCATAGCGAGGCGCGATTTCGACCACTCCAAGTTTACGAACAAGGAATTAAGGGAATTATGGGAACTAGAAAGGTACGGAATTTACGGGAAAATCGACCCGCAATATTTCAGGGAAGATGCCTACGACCTTAGATCCATCAAAGATCGAGctttcagaagaagagtggAAATGTGTTCTGAGTATCTAAAGCCCTTCGACCAAAGAACCAAGAAAAACTACAAGAAGTTCGCACCCCAACCATCGGCGCAGAGCCCCCCAAAGACATGGGAGTTGGACTATCTCAAGACGCCGGTCAGAATCAACAGCGATGGCTCTGGGTACATAACTTCCTTGACCCTGTGCAGGAACAGCATCACAGAGGATAACAAAATTTGCCAATTGAAAGACCAGCAAGTCACATACAACCTTGACCTGCTCATAACGTCGCTGGGCTACGCTGCTAAACCATTGGCAGAGTTCCAGAAACTCGGCATCCAGTTCGAGAAAGGACGTCTTGCCAATGCCGCCGGCCGTGTGCTAGACTCGCACGGCGCTACTTTTCCAGGCCTGTATGCATCAGGTTGGATAAGAACTGGCAGCGCCGGAGTCATCGCCTCGACAATGATGGGTGCTTTTGAGGTAGCAGATTCCATCCTGCAAGATTTATCCTCCTTACCTGCCAAGCAGACCGGTCGCATCGATTTCTCGCACCTCAGGCATACGACTTGGCCGGATTGGCGATCCATCAATAGAAAAGAGCTACAGCAGGGCGAGCAAGAGGGCAAGACAAGAGTGAAATTTCTCAGCAGCGAGGAGATGTTGAGCTTCCACAAGCAGTCACCCGCTTGA
- the RGA2 gene encoding GTPase-activating protein RGA2 (ancestral locus Anc_5.453), with the protein MSSNAGMMVDADIGDAEGGNVCPTCVRCKKLITSGHAYELGDDRWHTHCFSCYRCEKALSCHSDFLVLGTGTLICFDCSDCCKSCGKKIDNLAIILSSSNEAYCSECFKCCKCGDNIKDLRYAKTKRGLFCIHCHEKLLAKRKYYEEKKRRLKKDLPEVPAADHTIPLVIPEKSSRRPLSPTKGQGQFSQSPPKSMIKSNSGSVISQYLNENDAEKKNEQEQETRQSKHSRNVSIDDILNSTLENDEHDLRVVQEPKLLLDKTPLRNHKATDSISRSPMSHRQGMVLESDSPPADLAETVENSLTGLQGQIQLGGGSVKDNMQAAPILSRSDEAFNEGHANTHGLAITLPSPELTVTAFKNEEDTLTLGLQENTPTTNSLPSPPSSPSPIKLNEAASSVSKNTGPPDNTLIPPASGGNAAQETNTTHGRSGKKIGRSLSRKSKNLVHSLKSKTTGILDPRSASPSNPSGDALSPPSSSGSVANTSPKTGSDTHSGWGVSAFEDNGISPTSAVFSRHRTTPRGKSDSTLHSEQRPGNKIGKRSITEALDHRRAHSNASVSSVSTNVSMFRTPPLENSSVFGRVSNSGSISHRRTISRQANNETVIEEPVGLDLANGGLMRTDAEDESTFTKELAETELLLRKLKSEVNELESKRAHLVHEIDKLQSSKDKLCYEVERLVGEKSKYASMESLNPTQRSNEMLRSQDGSSDAPAPAKLTETASVARPATKPRFWKIFSGARQQPWQAQPQQQQGTTTANGLAADTSVSSSSSFPSTGNAASSRLEISGPVLQNPNEFSDMKLVPISNNSRSEVSMQSSPSRLEGSILYGSSLVARCNYEQSAIPIIIKTCVQHIENDDSLLASEGIYRKSGSQLLIEEIERAFTDCERSPSNELLNLLNEDVHAVASVLKRYLRKLPNPLLTFQIYEPLINVVRENRLMINVPLKAASDAGSNDPQYVAALNIITKILDNLPKEHLDVLQYLAKHVDKVTSYNESNLMTLHNLSLVFAPGLIRDYSGDKDIPDMKERNYIVGFIFGHYRDIFHVA; encoded by the coding sequence ATGTCTTCCAACGCCGGTATGATGGTGGATGCAGATATTGGCGACGCTGAAGGTGGGAACGTGTGTCCAACATGTGTGAGATGCAAGAAGCTGATTACTTCTGGTCATGCCTATGAGTTGGGTGATGACCGGTGGCACACTCATTGCTTTTCATGCTATCGGTGTGAGAAGGCTTTAAGCTGCCATAGCGATTTCCTTGTACTAGGTACTGGAACACTGATCTGTTTTGATTGTTCTGACTGTTGCAAGAGTTGCGGGAAAAAGATAGATAACCTGGCTATCATACTGTCGTCATCGAATGAAGCATACTGTTCGGAATGCTTCAAGTGCTGTAAATGCGGCGACAACATCAAGGATCTCAGATACGCCAAGACCAAACGCGGACTGTTCTGTATACATTGCCATGAGAAACTGCTAGCGAAAAGAAAATACTACGAGGAGAAAAAACGGAGACTCAAGAAGGATCTACCTGAGGTGCCCGCGGCCGATCATACTATTCCGCTTGTAATCCCGGAAAAGTCCTCACGCAGACCTCTGTCGCCGACCAAGGGACAAGGTCAGTTCTCGCAATCACCTCCAAAGAGCATGATTAAATCGAATAGCGGAAGTGTGATTTCTCAGTACTTGAATGAAAACGACgccgagaagaaaaacgaACAGGAACAAGAGACGAGGCAGTCTAAACATTCCAGAAATGTTTCGATCGATGACATATTAAATTCCACGTTGGAGAACGACGAGCATGATTTGAGAGTTGTTCAGGAACCCAAACTTTTGCTCGACAAAACACCTTTGAGGAATCACAAAGCTACAGATTCAATCAGCAGATCACCAATGTCGCATAGACAAGGTATGGTTCTGGAGTCCGATTCGCCACCGGCAGACTTAGCTGAAACTGTCGAGAACTCTCTCACAGGCCTGCAAGGTCAGATTCAGCTTGGGGGCGGGTCTGTAAAGGATAATATGCAGGCTGCTCCCATCCTTTCTCGATCTGATGAAGCATTCAATGAGGGCCATGCGAACACTCATGGTCTTGCAATAACTTTGCCTTCGCCCGAACTGACGGTGACCGCTTTCAAAAACGAGGAGGATACCTTGACCTTAGGTTTGCAGGAGAACACACCAACAACAAATAGCCTTCCTTCACCTCCCTCATCTCCTTCTCCCATAAAGCTAAACGAAGCAGCATCGTCGGTATCAAAAAATACAGGTCCTCCAGATAACACACTGATTCCGCCTGCAAGCGGCGGCAACGCTGCTCAGGAAACTAACACCACCCATGGTAGAAGTGGTAAAAAGATCGGTAGATCGTTGTCGCGCAAGTCGAAAAACCTCGTTCATAGTCTGAAATCCAAAACCACGGGAATCTTGGATCCCAGATCGGCTTCGCCTTCGAACCCTTCCGGAGATGCTTTATCACCACCTAGCAGCTCTGGGTCAGTAGCGAATACCTCTCCGAAGACGGGATCAGATACGCACTCAGGATGGGGAGTCTCGGCTTTTGAAGACAATGGCATTTCGCCAACCTCGGCAGTATTCTCCAGGCATCGAACTACGCCAAGAGGTAAAAGCGATAGCACGCTACATTCAGAGCAACGCCCAGGCAATAAGATTGGGAAAAGAAGCATCACCGAGGCACTCGATCACAGAAGGGCTCACAGCAATGCGAGTGTCAGCAGCGTCTCGACGAATGTTTCTATGTTCAGAACACCACCTTTGGAAAACTCGTCCGTCTTTGGAAGGGTCAGTAACTCGGGATCAATATCACACCGTAGGACAATTAGCCGGCAAGCAAATAACGAAACTGTAATCGAGGAGCCGGTTGGACTGGATCTTGCAAATGGAGGATTGATGCGAACCGATGCCGAGGATGAATCCACGTTCACAAAAGAACTTGCAGAAACTGAGCTACTCCTGAGGAAACTGAAGTCAGAGGTCAATGAGCTTGAATCGAAAAGGGCACATTTGGTACATGAAATTGACAAGCTCCAATCCTCAAAGGACAAACTCTGCTACGAGGTTGAGCGATTGGTAGGAGAGAAAAGTAAATATGCGTCGATGGAATCGTTGAATCCAACGCAGCGCAGCAATGAAATGTTGAGATCACAAGATGGGTCGTCAGATGCCCCGGCACCGGCAAAGCTCACTGAAACAGCCAGTGTTGCAAGACCAGCTACCAAACCTAGATTTTGGAAGATATTCTCAGGCGCCAGACAGCAGCCATGGCAGGCTCAAccacagcaacagcaggGCACCACCACGGCCAATGGCTTGGCGGCAGACACATCTgtttcatcttcctctagCTTTCCAAGCACCGGAAACGccgccagcagcagactGGAGATTTCAGGACCAGTTCTGCAGAATCCGAACGAGTTTAGTGACATGAAACTAGTCCCTATAAGCAACAATTCGCGTTCTGAGGTTAGCATGCAATCGTCACCGTCGCGATTGGAGGGAAGCATATTGTATGGGTCTAGCCTTGTAGCCAGATGCAATTATGAACAGTCAGCTATTCCGATTATAATCAAAACCTGTGTTCAACACATAGAAAACGATGATAGTCTTTTGGCATCAGAAGGAATTTACCGAAAGTCAGGTTCTCAATTACTCATAGAGGAGATTGAGAGGGCATTTACAGACTGTGAAAGAAGCCCAAGTAATGAGCTTTTAAATTTACTGAACGAAGATGTACATGCTGTTGCCAGTGTTCTAAAGCGGTATCTGAGAAAACTACCTAATCCACTGCTGACCTTTCAAATTTATGAGCCCTTGATTAACGTCGTGAGAGAAAATCGGTTGATGATAAATGTTCCCCTCAAAGCTGCAAGTGACGCCGGTTCTAATGACCCTCAATATGTGGCAGCACTAAACATCATCACGAAAATTCTAGATAACCTTCCCAAGGAACATCTGGACGTGCTTCAATACTTGGCCAAGCATGTTGACAAAGTTACCAGCTACAATGAATCGAATTTGATGACCTTGCATAACCTATCTCTTGTGTTTGCCCCGGGATTGATTCGCGACTATTCAGGTGATAAGGACATTCCTGACATGAAGGAGCGGAATTATATAGTGGGCTTCATATTTGGGCATTATAGAGATATATTCCATGTAGCATAG
- the PHO92 gene encoding mRNA-binding phosphate metabolism regulator (ancestral locus Anc_5.446), whose translation MQRTWRRSYDEMVPARTIEDSLKELEGFITSIHSGKTIPVDDLGSPRELFPSSDSNYTTRTAIPRSSYFVNELPEFHSLVSSTGVTYHINRMSMAVKQKNGENGRKSCGKKSSAIIPPWIDVPEHSRFFVIKSSCLEHVKKSFYNGIWSSTHFGNKRLSEAYASLAVGAKIFLFFSVNGSGRFCGVAEMTSDLESGLDTSIWGDTKRYGTAFKVRWIIVRDVQNRLLKRFLIPANEMKPVTNSRDTQEIPAAICKSILKLFKYDQSNVQSFLDHDYS comes from the coding sequence ATGCAACGgacttggagaagaagctacGATGAGATGGTGCCGGCTAGGACGATCGAGGATTCGctgaaggagctggaagGGTTTATCACGTCAATCCATTCTGGTAAAACGATACCGGTTGATGATTTGGGCAGCCCAAGGGAGCTCTTTCCGAGCAGCGACAGTAATTACACCACGAGAACAGCGATTCCGAGAAGCAGCTACTTCGTTAATGAACTTCCAGAGTTTCACTCTTTGGTTTCGAGTACTGGGGTAACATACCATATAAACCGAATGTCAATGGCGgtgaagcagaaaaatGGTGAAAACGGCCGCAAGTCGTgtgggaagaagagctctgCGATTATTCCGCCATGGATCGACGTCCCAGAACATTCGCGGTTCTTTGTGATAAAGTCTTCGTGCCTGGAACACGTCAAGAAATCATTCTACAACGGTATCTGGTCGTCGACACACTTTGGTAACAAAAGATTGTCAGAAGCGTACGCGAGCTTGGCAGTCGGGGCGAAGATCTTTCTGTTCTTCTCGGTCAATGGCTCCGGACGTTTCTGTGGGGTCGCGGAGATGACCTCTGATCTGGAGTCCGGTCTAGATACCAGCATATGGGGTGACACTAAGAGATATGGGACAGCCTTCAAGGTTAGGTGGATAATAGTTCGTGATGTGCAGAATCGGTTGTTGAAGAGGTTTCTGATCCCGGCTAACGAGATGAAACCGGTGACAAACTCAAGAGACACACAAGAGATCCCCGCGGCGATCTGCAAAtcaatcttgaagctcttcaagTATGATCAGAGTAACGTGCAATCGTTTTTGGATCACGACTATAGCTAG
- the IAH1 gene encoding isoamyl acetate-hydrolyzing esterase (ancestral locus Anc_5.449) — translation MNYNKFLLFGDSLTEFAFNSWMEEGKPDQFVLGAALCNAYTRRMDIVQRGFSGFNSRWGLKVLPGILESECGIVVSTIAFGSNDLCLGGHQKVPEEEFVSNIKKMILLLKAKDIKPILVGPALIDQERFEASRQEEVQKGYVRTPERFKLYSELLHKVADEEDVPMVDLNVAFQREGGDKWQELLSDGLHYSGSGYKIFFDELMATIRKFYPEYAPEKMQRKLPEWRNVLEDGSNVL, via the coding sequence ATGAACTACAATAAGTTTCTATTGTTTGGGGACTCTCTAACGGAGTTTGCCTTCAACTCCTGGATGGAGGAAGGCAAGCCGGACCAATTTGTTCTTGGTGCCGCACTATGCAATGCCTACACCAGAAGAATGGACATTGTGCAGCGTGGTTTCTCTGGATTCAACTCCAGGTGGGGCTTGAAAGTGCTGCCTGGTATCTTGGAGAGCGAGTGTGGGATTGTTGTTTCAACAATTGCTTTTGGATCGAACGATCTATGTCTTGGAGGACATCAAAAGGTGCCTGAAGAGGAATTTGTCTCcaatatcaagaagatgattttgtTATTGAAGGCTAAAGACATCAAGCCAATCTTGGTTGGACCAGCGCTTattgaccaagaaagatTCGAGGCGTCTAGACaggaagaagttcaaaagGGCTACGTTCGTACGCCGGAGAGATTTAAACTGTACTCAGAGCTGTTACACAAGgttgcagatgaagaagatgtccCAATGGTTGACTTAAATGTCGCATTCCAGCGAGAGGGCGGGGACAAGTGGCAAGAATTGCTATCAGATGGCCTTCACTACTCCGGAAGTGGATACAAGatctttttcgatgaacTAATGGCAACTATAAGGAAATTCTATCCTGAGTACGCACCTGAAAAGATGCAACGCAAGCTGCCCGAATGGAGGAACGTCCTCGAGGATGGCTCTAATGTTCTTTAA
- the BCS1 gene encoding bifunctional AAA family ATPase chaperone/translocase BCS1 (ancestral locus Anc_5.448), with translation MDSAAPVDPSSTVNSAELSTIPNGGTEPDTLRGRFSSLIANAMENNPYFAAGGGLMILGTGLAVARSGIIKASSLIYRQMIVDLEIQSKDKSYAWFLQWMSKHPHRISKHLSVRTNYVQHDNGSVTTKFALVPGPGNHWIRYKGAFIRITRERSAKMIDLTNGSPFEIVTLTTLYRDRFLFDEILNEAKNIALKSAEGKTVIYTSFGPEWRKFGQPKAKRLLPSVILDKGIKEDILSDVHDFMRNGKWYSDRGIPYRRGYLLYGPPGSGKTSFIQALAGELDYNICILNLSEGNLTDDRLNHLMNNMPERSILLLEDIDAAFNHRTQSGETGFKSSVTFSGLLNALDGVTSSEETITFMTTNHPEKLDPAIMRPGRIDYKVFVGNATPYQVEKMFIKFYPGEEALCKKFVQATANLNVQISTAQLQGLFVMNKDRPKDALEMIDTLRHSSHVI, from the coding sequence ATGGATTCCGCAGCTCCTGTTGATCCTTCATCGACGGTAAACTCTGCCGAACTCTCCACCATTCCGAATGGCGGGACAGAGCCAGACACTTTGAGAGGCAGGTTTTCCAGTTTGATTGCCAACGCTATGGAGAACAATCCCTAttttgctgctggtggtggtcTGATGATTCTAGGTACAGGCCTCGCTGTTGCCAGATCAGGTATCATCAAGGCAAGCAGCCTGATCTACAGGCAAATGATAGTGGATTTGGAAATACAGTCGAAAGATAAATCATATGCCTGGTTCCTGCAATGGATGTCAAAACATCCCCACAGAATCTCGAAACATTTATCTGTTAGGACTAACTATGTACAGCACGATAATGGTTCAGTGACGACCAAGTTTGCGCTCGTTCCGGGTCCCGGCAACCATTGGATAAGATACAAAGGCGCCTTTATTAGGATCACGAGGGAACGTTCTGCGAAGATGATTGATCTGACGAATGGGTCCCCGTTCGAGATCGTCACGCTAACCACTCTGTACCGAGACAGGTTTCTCTTCGACGAGATTCTGAACGAGGCCAAGAATATAGCATTGAAAAGCGCCGAGGGTAAGACGGTCATATACACTTCCTTTGGCCCTGAATGGAGAAAGTTCGGCCAACCCAAAGCCAAGAGGTTGTTGCCCTCGGTCATCCTAGACAAAGGCATTAAAGAAGACATTCTATCGGACGTGCACGATTTCATGCGGAACGGAAAATGGTATTCAGACAGAGGCATCCCATACAGAAGAGGGTACTTACTGTACGGTCCACCGGGATCCGGCAAGACAAGTTTCATCCAGGCGCTAGCGGGTGAGCTAGATTACAACATCTGCATTCTCAACCTGTCAGAGGGCAATCTGACCGACGATCGATTGAACCACTTAATGAACAACATGCCAGAGAGAAGCATTCTGCTCCTGGAAGACATAGACGCCGCCTTCAATCACAGAACGCAGTCCGGCGAGACAGGCTTCAAATCAAGCGTGACCTTCAGCGGTCTGCTAAACGCGCTAGACGGCGTCACCTCCTCAGAAGAGACTATAACCTTCATGACCACCAACCATCCAGAGAAACTGGACCCGGCCATCATGAGACCGGGCAGAATCGACTACAAAGTCTTCGTCGGAAACGCCACGCCTTACCAGGTCGAAAAGATGTTCATCAAGTTCTACCCAGGCGAAGAAGCGCTATGCAAAAAGTTCGTGCAAGCCACTGCGAACCTAAATGTACAAATCAGCACAGCTCAGCTCCAAGGACTATTCGTAATGAACAAAGACAGACCCAAAGACGCCCTAGAGATGATAGATACGCTAAGACACTCCAGTCACGTGATCTAA